The following are encoded together in the Pedobacter steynii genome:
- a CDS encoding DUF6493 family protein, with product MKKHLKYIDGTSDKFWQIEVTDATYTVTYGRNGTSGTSQSKSFESNEACLKVAEKLLNEKVKKGYSEDGEVVISNPVSRSAKSSGTDIQVVFDAYDAIIKSKNLRALLPFLKEYAKGNVEVLKKHIRKSKRYWMDFVDLSKEPQFKKHNSQWGTRGDQLQNDIISLSAIALFNKTDITPWDDAFELLKRADEPVILEVLHWSKPEWLEGFLLDKAKRDNWRRFDYLSLRALEKESLIQHQPELYALSLASFNEWTGKIKSRKFIDYIVNDQVAYERDVPELFNYETELQNGHFRDHDKEPYDAHNIWEIIFDTLLDEGKLKRKTFIEEAILIQSKDWNNNLKSFFRKRLAELNPLADELLPLQESIFACLHYPYAPVVNFAMELIKKIYEEKKFSINSFLDWMEPVMMATDNKTAIKTAFPVLEKLNRQHPKFNERITALLADVYVVPDLNIQERATKLLLKIASGKDQHLSEKLSSYVSLMQGNVRASLSSLLTEDTLLIDQEETETYHYEPKKEKVLLQEIGLPKDWNDIVFLFGKFIASDEVIDGEVLLNTYITQKQLFPEDYTAQLQPYGKQLEKKYFESVYKSYISVFLQQKIHNYDIEFKVQDVPYQKVKTLLLVKPLLNAVQKRMNSKTLLPMLSFPSHLPYWVAPKVLMERLVAYQKAGEEIDKLDLSIAISRMPRENVEEAIPLLEELNGELKELMAFCLGKTKEITFKTGSVLNKLLSKINVVAEDHFKAVWAVAARTYYPEDTFPEFEETYLKEIPMVVSPFNPIITFEERWNEFVNYQTKQKERTPSWYELNFLVPGYKNMPDYFLYGLDLFGRKNSWDYMMGQEGNVYFWDSLMPQNSDALAYFLLRSSCLTSDGGGDGLKGFLDVVNRKGFLFSKVSTLVFACTFFQNKKETRLMAGEILINLVERHAIDLVLFSEKLAFLATNKYGPFLRLIESMSMLKDVSPLHNSAFLQLLEGIFKDLDIQDKIPVNFKKMVEHYIDVLYKTNQQPSANAVALFEKLKDNASLKALIKQILK from the coding sequence ATGAAAAAACACCTTAAATATATTGACGGTACTTCAGATAAATTCTGGCAGATTGAAGTGACGGATGCTACCTATACGGTTACTTATGGAAGAAACGGCACCAGCGGGACTTCGCAGTCCAAATCATTTGAAAGCAATGAAGCATGTTTAAAAGTAGCAGAGAAATTACTTAATGAAAAAGTTAAGAAAGGGTATTCGGAGGATGGAGAGGTAGTAATCAGTAACCCCGTATCCAGATCTGCCAAAAGTTCCGGTACGGATATACAGGTTGTTTTTGATGCTTACGATGCCATTATTAAATCTAAAAACCTAAGGGCGCTGTTGCCCTTTTTAAAGGAATATGCCAAAGGAAATGTCGAAGTTCTAAAAAAGCACATCAGGAAAAGCAAGCGTTATTGGATGGACTTTGTTGACCTTAGCAAAGAACCTCAATTTAAAAAACACAATTCCCAATGGGGTACAAGAGGAGATCAGCTGCAAAATGATATCATTAGCCTAAGTGCTATCGCGTTGTTTAACAAGACGGATATCACCCCATGGGATGATGCTTTTGAATTATTGAAAAGAGCTGATGAGCCGGTGATTCTGGAAGTGTTACACTGGTCGAAACCGGAATGGCTGGAGGGATTTTTATTGGATAAGGCAAAAAGAGACAATTGGAGAAGGTTTGATTACCTGTCTTTACGTGCTTTGGAAAAGGAATCATTGATCCAACATCAGCCGGAGTTATATGCTTTAAGTCTGGCTTCTTTTAATGAGTGGACAGGGAAAATCAAAAGCAGAAAGTTTATTGACTATATTGTTAATGATCAGGTGGCTTATGAACGTGATGTACCTGAATTATTTAATTATGAAACTGAACTTCAAAACGGACATTTCAGAGATCATGATAAAGAACCATATGATGCCCATAATATCTGGGAGATCATTTTTGATACATTGCTGGACGAAGGTAAACTAAAGCGGAAAACCTTTATTGAAGAGGCGATCTTAATCCAGTCTAAGGACTGGAATAACAACCTCAAATCTTTTTTTCGCAAAAGGCTGGCTGAGCTGAATCCGCTTGCGGATGAGTTGTTACCGCTACAGGAAAGCATCTTTGCCTGTCTGCATTATCCTTATGCACCGGTTGTTAATTTTGCAATGGAACTGATTAAGAAGATCTATGAAGAAAAGAAGTTTAGCATAAATTCCTTCCTGGATTGGATGGAGCCGGTGATGATGGCGACGGATAATAAAACTGCAATTAAAACTGCATTCCCTGTTTTAGAGAAACTGAATAGACAACATCCTAAGTTCAATGAAAGAATTACCGCTTTGCTGGCAGATGTTTATGTAGTTCCGGATTTAAATATACAGGAGAGGGCGACTAAGCTACTTCTGAAAATCGCCTCCGGAAAAGATCAGCACCTGAGTGAAAAGTTATCTTCATACGTTAGCCTGATGCAGGGAAACGTGAGAGCGAGCCTAAGTTCTTTGCTAACTGAAGATACTTTGCTAATTGATCAGGAAGAAACGGAAACTTATCATTACGAGCCAAAAAAAGAGAAGGTGTTATTGCAGGAGATTGGGCTTCCCAAGGACTGGAATGATATTGTGTTTTTATTCGGGAAGTTTATTGCTTCTGATGAGGTGATAGATGGGGAAGTACTGCTAAACACTTATATTACCCAAAAACAGCTCTTTCCCGAAGATTATACAGCGCAGCTTCAGCCTTATGGTAAGCAGTTAGAAAAGAAATACTTTGAAAGCGTATATAAATCCTATATCAGTGTTTTCCTGCAGCAAAAGATTCATAATTATGATATTGAATTTAAGGTACAGGATGTCCCGTATCAAAAAGTAAAAACGTTATTGCTGGTCAAACCTTTGCTTAATGCGGTGCAGAAAAGAATGAACAGCAAAACGTTGCTGCCCATGTTGTCATTTCCTTCACATCTGCCGTATTGGGTAGCCCCTAAAGTGTTGATGGAAAGACTGGTCGCTTATCAGAAAGCAGGAGAAGAAATTGATAAACTGGATCTGAGCATCGCCATCAGCAGAATGCCAAGAGAAAATGTTGAAGAGGCAATTCCTTTGCTGGAAGAGTTGAATGGAGAACTGAAAGAACTGATGGCATTTTGTCTGGGAAAAACCAAAGAGATTACATTTAAAACGGGCTCTGTCCTGAATAAACTCCTGTCCAAAATAAATGTGGTGGCTGAAGACCATTTTAAAGCCGTATGGGCAGTTGCAGCAAGGACGTATTATCCTGAAGATACTTTTCCTGAGTTTGAAGAAACGTATCTTAAAGAGATTCCAATGGTGGTTTCGCCATTTAATCCCATTATTACATTCGAAGAGCGCTGGAATGAATTTGTGAATTACCAGACAAAGCAAAAAGAACGTACCCCTTCCTGGTATGAGTTGAATTTCCTTGTTCCGGGATATAAAAATATGCCTGATTATTTCTTATATGGTTTAGACTTGTTTGGTCGTAAAAATAGCTGGGATTACATGATGGGCCAGGAAGGTAATGTGTATTTCTGGGATAGCCTGATGCCGCAGAATTCGGATGCACTTGCTTATTTCCTTTTGCGCTCGTCCTGTCTCACTTCTGATGGTGGGGGAGATGGATTGAAAGGATTTTTAGATGTGGTTAACCGAAAGGGATTTTTGTTTTCCAAGGTCAGTACGCTGGTATTTGCCTGTACTTTCTTTCAGAATAAAAAGGAGACCCGCCTGATGGCAGGGGAAATTCTGATTAACCTGGTAGAGAGACATGCCATAGATCTTGTCCTTTTCTCGGAAAAGCTGGCTTTCCTGGCTACGAATAAATATGGACCTTTTTTAAGACTGATTGAAAGTATGAGCATGCTGAAAGATGTTTCTCCTCTACACAATTCGGCATTTTTACAGTTGCTGGAAGGGATATTTAAAGATCTGGATATTCAGGATAAGATACCGGTTAACTTCAAAAAAATGGTGGAACATTATATTGATGTACTTTATAAAACCAATCAGCAACCTTCTGCAAATGCGGTGGCTTTGTTTGAGAAATTAAAAGATAATGCTTCGTTGAAAGCTTTGATAAAGCAAATTTTAAAATAG
- a CDS encoding mechanosensitive ion channel family protein — MTNLYAQKKDTLSGSSIKDSLKLNFVARMQAFAKQASKKSTAEFEADKAAISQIKTFDEIRRTMQKAKIYLKGNLDTPGTKLELKEIEDDFVVAGDGVFTNKGSAQTFRNLTATSKILSELVNIAHARKLKLDTRQQELNNFRYQLDSLLSVPALFKFPTDSTTLMKYLQKIRVVAYETSPVDSSLKLAGNNIQSLLNQVNMTVFKLQSSLEEIESYQKDMAGNTYKREFDNIWAPPAYYRPFGEILEFSATKGLLTLSFYAKNNSGKLIILVLLILTSFVYLRSLRNIYIEADLLKSDFEGQLVLRYPLLSATLLVLSLFQFFFLSPPFILNVIFWLVSCACLTIIFNKYVNRYWMRVWLIMVLFFAVTAVANLVLQASRIERWFMLIVSMIGFMVGLMTLIKGRREKLREKWIIWSIAFMVVLEFAAIIANLFGRYNLAKTLFISGFLNVVIAILFLWTVRLINEGLFLAFNVYSGQDRKLFYLNFERVGKKAPPLFYVLLVVGWAVLFGRNFPAFEYLSEPLQNFFSQERTLGGYTFSIYNLVLFLAIMLISVIVSKVVSFFASDGHLASGKENKQERQGIGSWLLLVRISILCIGLFLAIAAAGIPVDRITIVLGALGVGIGFGLQTLVNNLVSGLIIAFEKPVNVGDIVDVDGQGGKMKSIGFRSSVISNWDGADVVMPNGDLLNAHLINWSLGGNRKRVSILIGISYDSDLEKSRQLLTGILGNEPRISKNPAPVVQFEQLGSSSIELKVYFWTKHIGEANVTKSDLIVAIVDAFKENGIAIPFPQQDVYLHHPDKKESH, encoded by the coding sequence AAAGAAAAGTACAGCTGAGTTTGAAGCAGATAAGGCAGCAATTAGTCAGATCAAAACATTTGATGAGATCAGGCGAACGATGCAAAAGGCAAAGATCTACCTCAAGGGGAATCTGGATACACCCGGCACAAAGCTGGAGCTTAAGGAGATAGAGGACGATTTTGTTGTTGCAGGAGACGGTGTTTTTACCAATAAGGGTTCTGCACAAACATTCCGTAATTTAACAGCTACCTCAAAAATATTGTCGGAACTGGTCAATATTGCCCATGCACGGAAATTGAAGCTGGATACCCGGCAACAGGAATTGAATAACTTTCGTTACCAACTGGATTCGTTACTGAGTGTACCTGCATTATTTAAATTTCCAACAGACTCGACTACGCTGATGAAGTACCTTCAGAAGATTCGGGTGGTGGCTTATGAAACAAGTCCGGTGGATTCCTCTCTTAAATTGGCGGGAAATAATATTCAATCCCTGCTCAATCAGGTTAATATGACGGTTTTTAAATTGCAAAGCAGTTTAGAAGAGATCGAGTCTTACCAGAAAGATATGGCAGGCAATACCTATAAAAGAGAATTTGATAACATCTGGGCACCTCCTGCTTATTACCGCCCATTTGGAGAGATACTTGAATTTTCAGCAACCAAAGGATTATTGACGCTTAGTTTTTACGCTAAAAATAACTCTGGTAAATTAATAATATTGGTTTTATTGATACTCACTTCTTTTGTTTACCTGCGGTCGCTTAGAAATATTTATATAGAGGCTGACTTGCTGAAATCTGATTTTGAGGGCCAACTGGTATTGCGGTACCCCTTGTTGTCTGCTACATTGCTTGTGCTTAGCTTGTTTCAGTTCTTTTTTCTATCACCGCCCTTTATTTTGAATGTGATCTTCTGGTTAGTGTCTTGTGCTTGCCTGACCATCATCTTCAATAAATATGTGAACCGATACTGGATGCGGGTATGGTTGATCATGGTTTTGTTTTTTGCAGTTACTGCGGTAGCTAATCTGGTTTTGCAAGCCTCTAGAATTGAACGCTGGTTTATGCTGATCGTTTCTATGATTGGGTTTATGGTAGGATTGATGACCTTAATAAAAGGCCGCCGGGAAAAACTACGGGAAAAATGGATCATCTGGTCCATCGCTTTTATGGTTGTACTGGAATTTGCTGCCATCATAGCAAACCTGTTTGGCCGGTATAATCTGGCGAAGACGTTGTTTATCAGTGGTTTTTTGAATGTGGTTATTGCGATTCTTTTTCTTTGGACAGTACGTTTAATTAATGAGGGGCTGTTCCTGGCTTTTAATGTCTATTCCGGACAAGATAGAAAGCTCTTTTATCTCAACTTTGAGCGGGTAGGTAAAAAAGCCCCGCCGCTATTTTATGTCTTGCTTGTTGTGGGATGGGCGGTGTTATTTGGCCGTAATTTTCCTGCATTTGAGTACCTGTCTGAACCACTTCAGAACTTTTTTAGTCAGGAGCGCACATTGGGTGGTTATACTTTTAGTATTTATAATTTGGTGCTGTTTCTTGCGATTATGCTCATTTCGGTGATTGTATCTAAGGTTGTTTCCTTTTTTGCTTCCGATGGTCATCTTGCTTCCGGAAAGGAGAATAAACAGGAACGGCAGGGAATAGGGAGCTGGTTATTGCTGGTTCGTATTTCCATTCTCTGCATTGGCTTGTTTCTGGCCATTGCGGCGGCAGGAATCCCGGTAGACCGGATTACCATTGTTTTAGGGGCATTGGGGGTAGGTATTGGCTTTGGCTTGCAAACTTTGGTGAACAACCTGGTGAGTGGGCTGATTATTGCATTTGAAAAGCCGGTGAATGTAGGAGATATCGTAGATGTTGATGGTCAGGGGGGAAAGATGAAATCTATTGGATTTAGAAGCAGCGTGATCTCTAACTGGGATGGTGCGGATGTGGTGATGCCGAATGGCGATTTGCTGAATGCTCATCTGATCAATTGGTCGCTTGGAGGAAATCGTAAACGGGTATCTATCCTGATCGGTATTTCCTATGATTCAGATCTTGAAAAGTCCCGGCAGTTATTGACTGGTATTTTAGGCAATGAACCTCGAATTAGTAAGAACCCTGCCCCGGTTGTCCAGTTTGAGCAGTTAGGGAGTAGTTCGATTGAGCTAAAGGTCTATTTCTGGACCAAACATATCGGAGAGGCTAACGTGACCAAAAGTGATCTCATTGTGGCTATAGTAGATGCCTTTAAGGAGAACGGAATTGCCATACCATTTCCTCAGCAGGATGTTTATCTTCATCATCCGGATAAAAAAGAATCGCATTAA
- a CDS encoding SWIM zinc finger family protein has product MTDLQYHYSGVSTYTKVKGVNSLVLAHQTEIEAVNNIPCFFWGTLTDPYVTAKCWSTIAKVVRSSFGPVPPSLRDPIVSAGTERIRFEGFSSCNGVYVRLDMKPESIDGEFIASGTTNVDFNDPMLNALNSIQKNEKVTLAVGQQDVQVITAKTKVTEKKVTLPMRWIKGLTSVQLYLADMDLKFELNKIQTIQLFQTLPKGSVKGDFFITKRAGKFMFSTLMTADGLRIGGIHRLRLLEGVLAIAEKVFIYESADKQTCAMVCEFGKMQLLMAFSPDAYRGFSGEGKALEHMTENVPVEWVYGLNSLLKSNETFDPTLLSIAHDIDFGTMDQLTAGLSSIGLLGYDLMGRNHFYRQLPFKTERILSLNPRLKNAKKLIDNEEVQIVRKEPGYIEATVKGSGVQHKVVMDQQGDRCTCEWFTAYQGKRGICKHILAVKIVV; this is encoded by the coding sequence ATGACAGATTTACAATATCATTATAGTGGTGTTTCGACGTATACTAAGGTTAAAGGGGTAAACAGCCTTGTCCTGGCACACCAGACAGAAATCGAAGCCGTAAATAATATTCCTTGTTTTTTCTGGGGCACGCTGACAGATCCCTATGTGACGGCAAAATGCTGGAGTACAATTGCTAAAGTGGTCCGTTCCAGCTTTGGACCGGTACCTCCGAGTTTGCGTGACCCTATTGTTTCGGCTGGAACAGAACGAATCCGGTTTGAAGGTTTTTCGTCTTGCAATGGGGTGTATGTCAGACTGGATATGAAACCCGAATCCATAGACGGTGAATTTATTGCGAGTGGAACGACCAATGTAGATTTTAATGATCCTATGCTGAATGCCCTGAATAGCATTCAGAAAAATGAAAAGGTAACCCTGGCGGTAGGGCAACAGGATGTACAGGTCATTACGGCTAAAACTAAGGTGACAGAAAAGAAGGTGACGCTGCCAATGCGCTGGATAAAAGGATTGACGAGCGTACAATTGTATCTGGCAGACATGGATCTGAAGTTTGAACTGAATAAGATTCAGACCATTCAGCTTTTTCAAACCTTACCAAAAGGAAGTGTAAAAGGAGATTTCTTTATCACTAAAAGGGCAGGTAAGTTTATGTTTTCTACACTGATGACTGCAGATGGATTACGAATCGGAGGAATACACCGGCTGCGTTTGCTGGAAGGAGTGCTTGCGATAGCAGAGAAGGTATTTATTTATGAGTCAGCGGATAAACAAACCTGTGCAATGGTCTGCGAATTTGGTAAAATGCAATTGCTGATGGCCTTTTCCCCGGATGCTTACCGTGGATTTTCAGGCGAGGGAAAAGCCCTGGAGCATATGACCGAAAATGTACCGGTGGAGTGGGTGTATGGACTGAATAGTTTGTTGAAATCCAATGAGACTTTTGATCCTACTTTATTGTCCATAGCGCATGATATAGATTTTGGAACCATGGATCAGCTGACCGCAGGCTTGTCTTCTATCGGGTTATTGGGTTACGATCTGATGGGACGTAATCATTTTTACAGACAGTTGCCATTTAAAACGGAGCGGATTCTGAGTTTAAATCCAAGATTAAAGAATGCAAAAAAGCTGATTGACAATGAAGAGGTTCAGATTGTAAGGAAAGAACCGGGGTATATTGAGGCGACTGTAAAAGGAAGTGGCGTGCAGCATAAAGTAGTGATGGATCAACAGGGGGATCGTTGTACCTGTGAGTGGTTTACTGCCTATCAGGGAAAACGAGGAATTTGCAAGCATATCCTCGCTGTAAAAATAGTCGTTTGA